From Candidatus Woesearchaeota archaeon, one genomic window encodes:
- a CDS encoding HTH domain-containing protein encodes MDKIKAAETMKMGADLASPGSRNFLQQKTKDELIDLILMQKEEKVPISIFKNELGPLEAVVKFLKENKSLTITQIAAKLNRSSKTIWTTYNNVKDKKIKIRASQYFIPVSFLSKKKLSILESIASYLKNVESLTFHQIAELTNRDDRTIWTCHHRAVLKTGDKNEKAHI; translated from the coding sequence ATGGATAAAATCAAGGCAGCAGAAACAATGAAAATGGGCGCAGATTTAGCCAGCCCTGGCTCTCGTAATTTCCTGCAGCAAAAAACAAAAGACGAGCTTATTGACCTCATCCTTATGCAAAAAGAAGAAAAAGTGCCGATCTCCATTTTCAAAAATGAACTTGGCCCCTTGGAAGCTGTTGTCAAATTTCTGAAAGAAAACAAATCACTCACAATAACGCAGATTGCAGCAAAGCTTAACAGAAGCAGCAAGACAATATGGACAACTTACAACAATGTGAAGGATAAAAAAATAAAGATCAGAGCATCCCAATACTTCATTCCTGTCTCTTTTTTATCCAAGAAAAAATTGTCAATTCTTGAATCAATTGCATCTTATCTCAAGAATGTTGAATCCCTCACATTCCACCAGATTGCTGAGCTGACAAACAGGGATGACAGGACAATATGGACATGCCATCACAGAGCTGTGCTGAAAACAGGGGATAAAAATGAAAAGGCGCATATATGA
- a CDS encoding nucleotidyl transferase AbiEii/AbiGii toxin family protein, which yields MISIEELSSIKEKRKTNLYYEEKEYLQYIFLNAISNYPENFVFKGGTCLRICFGLERASEDLDFNTNLSINGVKDIIYKCLKDFELLNIGYEIYSEKEFEGNFRIEARFKGPLFIGRQASTNTLKIDFNKGKAKHKAVKVIQKLFSDVPLFTIAAMDEKELLAEKIRTLVNRADARDLYDVWVLLNKNIEADKKLIYEKLKEENAKLSNLKFPSKEEYERDLKNLVSKFPSYEQARKEVSESLAKLKR from the coding sequence ATGATATCAATAGAAGAGCTTAGTTCAATAAAAGAAAAAAGAAAAACAAACCTTTATTATGAGGAGAAAGAATATCTGCAGTATATTTTTTTAAATGCTATCTCAAACTATCCTGAAAATTTTGTTTTTAAGGGCGGCACATGCCTGAGAATTTGTTTTGGCTTGGAAAGGGCATCAGAAGATTTGGATTTTAACACAAATCTTTCAATAAACGGGGTTAAGGATATAATTTATAAATGCCTAAAGGACTTTGAGCTTTTGAATATAGGGTATGAAATTTATTCAGAAAAAGAGTTTGAAGGAAATTTTAGGATTGAAGCAAGATTTAAGGGCCCTCTTTTTATAGGCAGGCAAGCCTCAACAAATACATTAAAAATAGATTTCAATAAAGGAAAAGCCAAGCATAAGGCAGTTAAAGTTATTCAGAAGCTATTTTCAGATGTTCCTCTTTTTACAATTGCTGCAATGGATGAGAAAGAGCTTCTTGCAGAAAAAATAAGAACTCTAGTAAACAGGGCAGATGCAAGAGATTTATATGATGTTTGGGTTCTTTTGAATAAAAATATTGAAGCGGACAAGAAGCTTATTTACGAAAAGCTTAAAGAAGAAAATGCAAAACTTTCCAACTTAAAATTTCCCTCAAAAGAGGAGTATGAAAGAGATTTGAAAAATCTGGTAAGCAAGTTTCCTTCCTACGAACAAGCAAGAAAAGAGGTTTCCGAGTCTCTTGCAAAATTAAAACGATAA